Proteins encoded within one genomic window of Anopheles gambiae chromosome 3, idAnoGambNW_F1_1, whole genome shotgun sequence:
- the LOC4577712 gene encoding plasma membrane calcium-transporting ATPase 2 isoform X2 — MATIDGRPAQYQITQKNLREIMEHRGREAVAKVNEYGGVGDICRKLYTSPNEGLSGSTADIDHRRETFGSNVIPPKPPKSFLTLVWEALQDVTLIILEIAAIISLLLSFYQPADDDEPVVQDEEEHYSWIEGLAILVSVFVVVVVTAFNDYSKEKQFRGLQSRIEGEHKFSVIRGGDAVQVNIGDIVVGDICQIKYGDLLPADGILIQSNDLKVDESSLTGESDHVKKNESTDPIVLSGTHVMEGSGKMVVTAVGVNSQAGIIFTLLGAAVDEHEAAAKQKKKEAKKAKKAAGAKDEITNNSHGHPQGIRSQTTVDSITSDDGGDEGSKSGGGGEGGGHGGKEKSVLQAKLTKLAIQIGYAGSTIAVLTVIILIIQFCIQTFVIEQKQWRNSYANNLVKHFIIGVTVLVVAVPEGLPLAVTLSLAYSVKKMMKDNNLVRHLDACETMGNATAICSDKTGTLTTNRMTVVQSYICEKLCLVTPRFSDIPRVVGEAIVDGIALNSAYTSGLMPGQNPGDPLQQVGNKTECALLGFVNGLGRNYQTIRDANPEDSFTRVYTFNSVRKSMSTVVPKPNGGGYRVFSKGASEIILKKCAFIYGQDGVLEKFTRDMQERLLHQVIEPMACDGLRTICIAFRDFVPGKPNINEVHYDGEPNWDDEENIISNLTCLCVVGIEDPVRPEVPEAIRKCQRAGITVRMVTGDNINTARSIATKCGILRPQDDFLILEGKEFNRRIRDSNGDIQQHLLDKVWPKLRVLARSSPTDKYNLVKGIIDSKVSASREVVAVTGDGTNDGPALKKADVGFAMGIAGTDVAKEASDIILTDDNFSSIVKAVMWGRNVYDSIAKFLQFQLTVNVVAVIVAFIGACAVQDSPLKAVQMLWMNLIMDTLASLALATEMPTPDLLLRKPYGRTKPLISRTMMKNILGQAVYQLVIVFGLLFVGDWFLDIESGRGQPLNSEATQHFTIIFNVFVFMTLFNELNARKIHGQRNIFQGLFTNPIFYSIWIITLVSQVFIIQFGKVAFSTKALNMEQWLWSVFFGLGTLIWGQIVTSIPTRKMPKKMAWGRGHPESEYTEAIRLGEERYETMDNDKKPRAGQILWIRGLTRLQTQLRVVRAFRSTLEDLEERRSIHSLHSLRSSRSHPGGMSTSGTMTSQGLSNLLYPPGSNIQTGRLIGTNVGDLKYIDEDQRLHNNQHIIGEKWNSAKA; from the exons ATGGCGACTATCGATGGACGACCGGCCCAGTACCAGATCACGCAGAAGAATCTGCGAGAGATCATGGAGCACCGGGGCCGGGAAGCGGTAGCAAAGGTGAACGAGTACGGCGGCGTGGGGGACATCTGCCGCAAGCTGTACACCTCTCCGAACGAGGGGCTGAGCGGATCGACAGCCGACATTGACCATCGGCGGGAAACGTTCGGCTCGAACGTGATCCCGCCGAAACCGCCCAAATCCTTCCTGACGCTCGTCTGGGAGGCGCTGCAGGACGTGACGCTGATCATCCTGGAAATTGCGGCCATCATTTCGCTCCTGCTGTCGTTCTACCAGCCCGCGGACGACGACGAACCGGTGGTGCAGGACGAGGAGGAACATTACTCGTGGATCGAAGGTCTGGCCATCCTCGTGTCGGTGTTTGTGGTGGTCGTCGTGACGGCATTCAACGACTACTCGAAGGAGAAACAGTTCCGTGGTCTGCAGTCCCGCATCGAGGGCGAGCACAAGTTCTCGGTCATTCGCGGTGGCGACGCGGTCCAGGTGAACATTGGCGACATCGTGGTGGGTGACATCTGCCAGATCAAGTACGGTGATTTGCTGCCGGCCGACGGTATTCTGATTCAGAGCAACGATCTGAAGGTGGACGAATCGTCGCTGACCGGTGAGTCGGACCACGTGAAGAAGAACGAGTCGACCGACCCGATCGTGCTGTCCGGCACGCACGTAATGGAGGGCAGCGGCAAGATGGTGGTGACGGCGGTCGGCGTAAACTCGCAGGCCGGCATCATCTTCACACTGCTCGGTGCGGCCGTCGATGAGCACGAGGCCGCCgccaagcagaagaagaaggaggcgAAGAAGGCGAAGAAGGCGGCCGGTGCAAAGGACGAAATCACCAACAACAGCCACGGTCATCCGCAGGGCATCCGCAGCCAGACGACGGTCGACTCCATCACCTCGGACGATGGTGGCGACGAGGGCAGCAagagcggcggcggcggcgaagGTGGCGGCCACGGCGGCAAGGAAAAGTCGGTGCTGCAGGCCAAGCTGACCAAGCTGGCCATCCAGATCGGGTACGCCGGTTCGACGATTGCCGTGCTGACGGtgatcatcctcatcatccaGTTCTGCATCCAGACGTTCGTAATCGAACAGAAGCAGTGGCGCAACTCGTACGCGAACAATCTGGTGAAGCACTTCATTATCGGTGTGACGGTGCTGGTCGTGGCCGTGCCGGAGGGTCTCCCGCTGGCCGTCACCCTGTCGCTCGCCTACTCGGTGAAGAAGATGATGAAGGACAACAACCTGGTGCGGCACTTGGACGCGTGCGAAACGATGGGTAACGCGACGGCGATCTGCTCCGACAAGACGGGCACGCTCACCACCAACCGGATGACGGTGGTGCAGTCGTACATCTGCGAGAAGCTGTGCCTGGTAACGCCCCGGTTCTCGGACATACCGCGCGTGGTCGGCGAAGCGATCGTCGATGGCATTGCGCTCAATTCGGCGTATACGTCCGGCCTGATGCCCGGGCAGAATCCGGGCGATCCGCTGCAGCAGGTCGGCAACAAGACCGAGTGCGCGCTGCTCGGCTTCGTGAACGGGCTCGGCCGCAACTACCAGACGATCCGGGACGCCAACCCGGAGGACTCGTTCACGCGCGTGTACACGTTCAACTCGGTGCGCAAATCGATGAGCACGGTCGTGCCGAAGCCGAACGGCGGCGGCTACCGCGTCTTCAGCAAGGGCGCCTCGGAGATCATACTGAAGAAATGTGCCTTCATCTACGGGCAGGACGGGGTGCTAGAAAAGTTCACCCGCGATATGCAGGAGCGCCTGCTGCACCAGGTAATCGAGCCGATGGCGTGCGACGGGCTGCGCACAATCTGCATCGCGTTCCGCGACTTCGTGCCCGGCAAGCCGAACATCAACGAGGTGCACTACGACGGCGAGCCTAACTGGGACGACGAGGAGAACATCATCAGCAATCTGACGTGCCTGTGCGTGGTCGGCATCGAGGATCCGGTGCGGCCGGAGGTGCCGGAAGCCATCCGCAAGTGCCAGCGGGCCGGCATCACGGTACGCATGGTGACGGGCGACAACATCAACACGGCGCGCTCGATCGCGACCAAGTGCGGCATCCTGCGGCCACAGGACGACTTCCTGATCCTGGAGGGCAAGGAGTTTAACCGGCGCATCCGCGACAGCAACGGCGACATACAGCAGCACCTGCTGGACAAGGTGTGGCCGAAGCTGCGTGTGCTGGCCCGCTCGTCGCCCACGGACAAGTACAACCTGGTGAAGGGTATCATCGACAGCAAGGTGTCGGCGAGCCGCGAGGTGGTGGCCGTCACCGGCGACGGTACGAACGATGGGCCCGCGCTCAAGAAGGCGGACGTCGGGTTCGCGATGGGCATTGCCGGTACCGACGTGGCGAAGGAAGCCTCGGACATCATCCTGACCGACGACAACTTTAGCAGCATCGTGAAGGCGGTTATGTGGGGCCGCAACGTGTACGACTCGATCGCCAAGTTCCTCCAGTTCCAGCTGACCGTCAACGTGGTGGCGGTCATTGTTGCGTTCATCGGTGCCTGTGCCGTGCAGGACTCGCCGCTGAAGGCGGTCCAGATGCTGTGGATGAACCTGATCATGGACACGCTCGCGTCGCTCGCCCTCGCGACGGAGATGCCGACGCCGGACCTGCTGCTGCGAAAGCCGTACGGCCGCACCAAGCCGCTGATCTCGCGAACGATGATGAAGAACATCCTCGGCCAGGCGGTCTACCAGCTGGTGATCGTGTTCGGGCTGCTGTTCGTCGGCGACTGGTTCCTGGATATTGAGTCCGGTCGTGGCCAGCCGCTCAATTCGGAGGCGACGCAGCACTTCACCATCATCTTCAACGTGTTCGTCTTCATGACGCTGTTCAACGAGCTGAACGCGCGCAAGATCCACGGCCAGCGGAACATCTTCCAGGGCCTGTTTACCAATCCGATCTTCTACTCCATCTGGATCATAACGCTCGTCTCGCAGGTATTCATCATCCAGTTTGGCAAGGTGGCGTTCTCCACCAAAGCGCTGAACATGGAGCAGTGGCTCTGGAGCGTGTTCTTCGGGCTCGGCACACTGATCTGGGGCCAGATCGTGACGAGCATTCCGACGCGCAAGATGCCGAAAAAGATGGCGTGGGGTCGCGGACACCCGGAGTCCGAGTACACCGAGGCGATCCGGCTCGGCGAGGAGCGCTACGAAACGATGGACAATGACAAGAAACCCCGTGCAGGTCAGATATTATGGATCCGCGGCCTTACCCGGCTGCAGACCCAGCTTCGTGTTGTACGTGCATTTCGATCCACATTAGAAGATTTAGAGGAACGCCGTTCCATTCATAGCTTACATAGTCTTAGAAGTTCACGCAGTCATCCCGGAGGCATGAGCACGAGTGGTACAATGACTAGTCAAGGTCTCTCAAATCTCTTATATCCACCAGGTTCCAACATCCAAACCGGCCGGCTAATAGGTACTAATGTTGGCGATCTTAAGTATATTGATGAAGATCAAAGACTTCATAATAATCAGCATATTATAG GAGAAAAGTGGAACTCTGCGAAGGCCTAG
- the LOC4577712 gene encoding plasma membrane calcium-transporting ATPase 1 isoform X7, which yields MATIDGRPAQYQITQKNLREIMEHRGREAVAKVNEYGGVGDICRKLYTSPNEGLSGSTADIDHRRETFGSNVIPPKPPKSFLTLVWEALQDVTLIILEIAAIISLLLSFYQPADDDEPVVQDEEEHYSWIEGLAILVSVFVVVVVTAFNDYSKEKQFRGLQSRIEGEHKFSVIRGGDAVQVNIGDIVVGDICQIKYGDLLPADGILIQSNDLKVDESSLTGESDHVKKNESTDPIVLSGTHVMEGSGKMVVTAVGVNSQAGIIFTLLGAAVDEHEAAAKQKKKEAKKAKKAAGAKDEITNNSHGHPQGIRSQTTVDSITSDDGGDEGSKSGGGGEGGGHGGKEKSVLQAKLTKLAIQIGYAGSTIAVLTVIILIIQFCIQTFVIEQKQWRNSYANNLVKHFIIGVTVLVVAVPEGLPLAVTLSLAYSVKKMMKDNNLVRHLDACETMGNATAICSDKTGTLTTNRMTVVQSYICEKLCLVTPRFSDIPRVVGEAIVDGIALNSAYTSGLMPGQNPGDPLQQVGNKTECALLGFVNGLGRNYQTIRDANPEDSFTRVYTFNSVRKSMSTVVPKPNGGGYRVFSKGASEIILKKCAFIYGQDGVLEKFTRDMQERLLHQVIEPMACDGLRTICIAFRDFVPGKPNINEVHYDGEPNWDDEENIISNLTCLCVVGIEDPVRPEVPEAIRKCQRAGITVRMVTGDNINTARSIATKCGILRPQDDFLILEGKEFNRRIRDSNGDIQQHLLDKVWPKLRVLARSSPTDKYNLVKGIIDSKVSASREVVAVTGDGTNDGPALKKADVGFAMGIAGTDVAKEASDIILTDDNFSSIVKAVMWGRNVYDSIAKFLQFQLTVNVVAVIVAFIGACAVQDSPLKAVQMLWMNLIMDTLASLALATEMPTPDLLLRKPYGRTKPLISRTMMKNILGQAVYQLVIVFGLLFVGDWFLDIESGRGQPLNSEATQHFTIIFNVFVFMTLFNELNARKIHGQRNIFQGLFTNPIFYSIWIITLVSQVFIIQFGKVAFSTKALNMEQWLWSVFFGLGTLIWGQIVTSIPTRKMPKKMAWGRGHPESEYTEAIRLGEERYETMDNDKKPRAGEKWNSAKA from the exons ATGGCGACTATCGATGGACGACCGGCCCAGTACCAGATCACGCAGAAGAATCTGCGAGAGATCATGGAGCACCGGGGCCGGGAAGCGGTAGCAAAGGTGAACGAGTACGGCGGCGTGGGGGACATCTGCCGCAAGCTGTACACCTCTCCGAACGAGGGGCTGAGCGGATCGACAGCCGACATTGACCATCGGCGGGAAACGTTCGGCTCGAACGTGATCCCGCCGAAACCGCCCAAATCCTTCCTGACGCTCGTCTGGGAGGCGCTGCAGGACGTGACGCTGATCATCCTGGAAATTGCGGCCATCATTTCGCTCCTGCTGTCGTTCTACCAGCCCGCGGACGACGACGAACCGGTGGTGCAGGACGAGGAGGAACATTACTCGTGGATCGAAGGTCTGGCCATCCTCGTGTCGGTGTTTGTGGTGGTCGTCGTGACGGCATTCAACGACTACTCGAAGGAGAAACAGTTCCGTGGTCTGCAGTCCCGCATCGAGGGCGAGCACAAGTTCTCGGTCATTCGCGGTGGCGACGCGGTCCAGGTGAACATTGGCGACATCGTGGTGGGTGACATCTGCCAGATCAAGTACGGTGATTTGCTGCCGGCCGACGGTATTCTGATTCAGAGCAACGATCTGAAGGTGGACGAATCGTCGCTGACCGGTGAGTCGGACCACGTGAAGAAGAACGAGTCGACCGACCCGATCGTGCTGTCCGGCACGCACGTAATGGAGGGCAGCGGCAAGATGGTGGTGACGGCGGTCGGCGTAAACTCGCAGGCCGGCATCATCTTCACACTGCTCGGTGCGGCCGTCGATGAGCACGAGGCCGCCgccaagcagaagaagaaggaggcgAAGAAGGCGAAGAAGGCGGCCGGTGCAAAGGACGAAATCACCAACAACAGCCACGGTCATCCGCAGGGCATCCGCAGCCAGACGACGGTCGACTCCATCACCTCGGACGATGGTGGCGACGAGGGCAGCAagagcggcggcggcggcgaagGTGGCGGCCACGGCGGCAAGGAAAAGTCGGTGCTGCAGGCCAAGCTGACCAAGCTGGCCATCCAGATCGGGTACGCCGGTTCGACGATTGCCGTGCTGACGGtgatcatcctcatcatccaGTTCTGCATCCAGACGTTCGTAATCGAACAGAAGCAGTGGCGCAACTCGTACGCGAACAATCTGGTGAAGCACTTCATTATCGGTGTGACGGTGCTGGTCGTGGCCGTGCCGGAGGGTCTCCCGCTGGCCGTCACCCTGTCGCTCGCCTACTCGGTGAAGAAGATGATGAAGGACAACAACCTGGTGCGGCACTTGGACGCGTGCGAAACGATGGGTAACGCGACGGCGATCTGCTCCGACAAGACGGGCACGCTCACCACCAACCGGATGACGGTGGTGCAGTCGTACATCTGCGAGAAGCTGTGCCTGGTAACGCCCCGGTTCTCGGACATACCGCGCGTGGTCGGCGAAGCGATCGTCGATGGCATTGCGCTCAATTCGGCGTATACGTCCGGCCTGATGCCCGGGCAGAATCCGGGCGATCCGCTGCAGCAGGTCGGCAACAAGACCGAGTGCGCGCTGCTCGGCTTCGTGAACGGGCTCGGCCGCAACTACCAGACGATCCGGGACGCCAACCCGGAGGACTCGTTCACGCGCGTGTACACGTTCAACTCGGTGCGCAAATCGATGAGCACGGTCGTGCCGAAGCCGAACGGCGGCGGCTACCGCGTCTTCAGCAAGGGCGCCTCGGAGATCATACTGAAGAAATGTGCCTTCATCTACGGGCAGGACGGGGTGCTAGAAAAGTTCACCCGCGATATGCAGGAGCGCCTGCTGCACCAGGTAATCGAGCCGATGGCGTGCGACGGGCTGCGCACAATCTGCATCGCGTTCCGCGACTTCGTGCCCGGCAAGCCGAACATCAACGAGGTGCACTACGACGGCGAGCCTAACTGGGACGACGAGGAGAACATCATCAGCAATCTGACGTGCCTGTGCGTGGTCGGCATCGAGGATCCGGTGCGGCCGGAGGTGCCGGAAGCCATCCGCAAGTGCCAGCGGGCCGGCATCACGGTACGCATGGTGACGGGCGACAACATCAACACGGCGCGCTCGATCGCGACCAAGTGCGGCATCCTGCGGCCACAGGACGACTTCCTGATCCTGGAGGGCAAGGAGTTTAACCGGCGCATCCGCGACAGCAACGGCGACATACAGCAGCACCTGCTGGACAAGGTGTGGCCGAAGCTGCGTGTGCTGGCCCGCTCGTCGCCCACGGACAAGTACAACCTGGTGAAGGGTATCATCGACAGCAAGGTGTCGGCGAGCCGCGAGGTGGTGGCCGTCACCGGCGACGGTACGAACGATGGGCCCGCGCTCAAGAAGGCGGACGTCGGGTTCGCGATGGGCATTGCCGGTACCGACGTGGCGAAGGAAGCCTCGGACATCATCCTGACCGACGACAACTTTAGCAGCATCGTGAAGGCGGTTATGTGGGGCCGCAACGTGTACGACTCGATCGCCAAGTTCCTCCAGTTCCAGCTGACCGTCAACGTGGTGGCGGTCATTGTTGCGTTCATCGGTGCCTGTGCCGTGCAGGACTCGCCGCTGAAGGCGGTCCAGATGCTGTGGATGAACCTGATCATGGACACGCTCGCGTCGCTCGCCCTCGCGACGGAGATGCCGACGCCGGACCTGCTGCTGCGAAAGCCGTACGGCCGCACCAAGCCGCTGATCTCGCGAACGATGATGAAGAACATCCTCGGCCAGGCGGTCTACCAGCTGGTGATCGTGTTCGGGCTGCTGTTCGTCGGCGACTGGTTCCTGGATATTGAGTCCGGTCGTGGCCAGCCGCTCAATTCGGAGGCGACGCAGCACTTCACCATCATCTTCAACGTGTTCGTCTTCATGACGCTGTTCAACGAGCTGAACGCGCGCAAGATCCACGGCCAGCGGAACATCTTCCAGGGCCTGTTTACCAATCCGATCTTCTACTCCATCTGGATCATAACGCTCGTCTCGCAGGTATTCATCATCCAGTTTGGCAAGGTGGCGTTCTCCACCAAAGCGCTGAACATGGAGCAGTGGCTCTGGAGCGTGTTCTTCGGGCTCGGCACACTGATCTGGGGCCAGATCGTGACGAGCATTCCGACGCGCAAGATGCCGAAAAAGATGGCGTGGGGTCGCGGACACCCGGAGTCCGAGTACACCGAGGCGATCCGGCTCGGCGAGGAGCGCTACGAAACGATGGACAATGACAAGAAACCCCGTGCAG GAGAAAAGTGGAACTCTGCGAAGGCCTAG
- the LOC4577712 gene encoding plasma membrane calcium-transporting ATPase 2 isoform X1, with protein MATIDGRPAQYQITQKNLREIMEHRGREAVAKVNEYGGVGDICRKLYTSPNEGLSGSTADIDHRRETFGSNVIPPKPPKSFLTLVWEALQDVTLIILEIAAIISLLLSFYQPADDDEPVVQDEEEHYSWIEGLAILVSVFVVVVVTAFNDYSKEKQFRGLQSRIEGEHKFSVIRGGDAVQVNIGDIVVGDICQIKYGDLLPADGILIQSNDLKVDESSLTGESDHVKKNESTDPIVLSGTHVMEGSGKMVVTAVGVNSQAGIIFTLLGAAVDEHEAAAKQKKKEAKKAKKAAGAKDEITNNSHGHPQGIRSQTTVDSITSDDGGDEGSKSGGGGEGGGHGGKEKSVLQAKLTKLAIQIGYAGSTIAVLTVIILIIQFCIQTFVIEQKQWRNSYANNLVKHFIIGVTVLVVAVPEGLPLAVTLSLAYSVKKMMKDNNLVRHLDACETMGNATAICSDKTGTLTTNRMTVVQSYICEKLCLVTPRFSDIPRVVGEAIVDGIALNSAYTSGLMPGQNPGDPLQQVGNKTECALLGFVNGLGRNYQTIRDANPEDSFTRVYTFNSVRKSMSTVVPKPNGGGYRVFSKGASEIILKKCAFIYGQDGVLEKFTRDMQERLLHQVIEPMACDGLRTICIAFRDFVPGKPNINEVHYDGEPNWDDEENIISNLTCLCVVGIEDPVRPEVPEAIRKCQRAGITVRMVTGDNINTARSIATKCGILRPQDDFLILEGKEFNRRIRDSNGDIQQHLLDKVWPKLRVLARSSPTDKYNLVKGIIDSKVSASREVVAVTGDGTNDGPALKKADVGFAMGIAGTDVAKEASDIILTDDNFSSIVKAVMWGRNVYDSIAKFLQFQLTVNVVAVIVAFIGACAVQDSPLKAVQMLWMNLIMDTLASLALATEMPTPDLLLRKPYGRTKPLISRTMMKNILGQAVYQLVIVFGLLFVGDWFLDIESGRGQPLNSEATQHFTIIFNVFVFMTLFNELNARKIHGQRNIFQGLFTNPIFYSIWIITLVSQVFIIQFGKVAFSTKALNMEQWLWSVFFGLGTLIWGQIVTSIPTRKMPKKMAWGRGHPESEYTEAIRLGEERYETMDNDKKPRAGQILWIRGLTRLQTQLRVVRAFRSTLEDLEERRSIHSLHSLRSSRSHPGGMSTSGTMTSQGLSNLLYPPGSNIQTGRLIGTNVGDLKYIDEDQRLHNNQHIIEKFAVWTKSTTV; from the coding sequence ATGGCGACTATCGATGGACGACCGGCCCAGTACCAGATCACGCAGAAGAATCTGCGAGAGATCATGGAGCACCGGGGCCGGGAAGCGGTAGCAAAGGTGAACGAGTACGGCGGCGTGGGGGACATCTGCCGCAAGCTGTACACCTCTCCGAACGAGGGGCTGAGCGGATCGACAGCCGACATTGACCATCGGCGGGAAACGTTCGGCTCGAACGTGATCCCGCCGAAACCGCCCAAATCCTTCCTGACGCTCGTCTGGGAGGCGCTGCAGGACGTGACGCTGATCATCCTGGAAATTGCGGCCATCATTTCGCTCCTGCTGTCGTTCTACCAGCCCGCGGACGACGACGAACCGGTGGTGCAGGACGAGGAGGAACATTACTCGTGGATCGAAGGTCTGGCCATCCTCGTGTCGGTGTTTGTGGTGGTCGTCGTGACGGCATTCAACGACTACTCGAAGGAGAAACAGTTCCGTGGTCTGCAGTCCCGCATCGAGGGCGAGCACAAGTTCTCGGTCATTCGCGGTGGCGACGCGGTCCAGGTGAACATTGGCGACATCGTGGTGGGTGACATCTGCCAGATCAAGTACGGTGATTTGCTGCCGGCCGACGGTATTCTGATTCAGAGCAACGATCTGAAGGTGGACGAATCGTCGCTGACCGGTGAGTCGGACCACGTGAAGAAGAACGAGTCGACCGACCCGATCGTGCTGTCCGGCACGCACGTAATGGAGGGCAGCGGCAAGATGGTGGTGACGGCGGTCGGCGTAAACTCGCAGGCCGGCATCATCTTCACACTGCTCGGTGCGGCCGTCGATGAGCACGAGGCCGCCgccaagcagaagaagaaggaggcgAAGAAGGCGAAGAAGGCGGCCGGTGCAAAGGACGAAATCACCAACAACAGCCACGGTCATCCGCAGGGCATCCGCAGCCAGACGACGGTCGACTCCATCACCTCGGACGATGGTGGCGACGAGGGCAGCAagagcggcggcggcggcgaagGTGGCGGCCACGGCGGCAAGGAAAAGTCGGTGCTGCAGGCCAAGCTGACCAAGCTGGCCATCCAGATCGGGTACGCCGGTTCGACGATTGCCGTGCTGACGGtgatcatcctcatcatccaGTTCTGCATCCAGACGTTCGTAATCGAACAGAAGCAGTGGCGCAACTCGTACGCGAACAATCTGGTGAAGCACTTCATTATCGGTGTGACGGTGCTGGTCGTGGCCGTGCCGGAGGGTCTCCCGCTGGCCGTCACCCTGTCGCTCGCCTACTCGGTGAAGAAGATGATGAAGGACAACAACCTGGTGCGGCACTTGGACGCGTGCGAAACGATGGGTAACGCGACGGCGATCTGCTCCGACAAGACGGGCACGCTCACCACCAACCGGATGACGGTGGTGCAGTCGTACATCTGCGAGAAGCTGTGCCTGGTAACGCCCCGGTTCTCGGACATACCGCGCGTGGTCGGCGAAGCGATCGTCGATGGCATTGCGCTCAATTCGGCGTATACGTCCGGCCTGATGCCCGGGCAGAATCCGGGCGATCCGCTGCAGCAGGTCGGCAACAAGACCGAGTGCGCGCTGCTCGGCTTCGTGAACGGGCTCGGCCGCAACTACCAGACGATCCGGGACGCCAACCCGGAGGACTCGTTCACGCGCGTGTACACGTTCAACTCGGTGCGCAAATCGATGAGCACGGTCGTGCCGAAGCCGAACGGCGGCGGCTACCGCGTCTTCAGCAAGGGCGCCTCGGAGATCATACTGAAGAAATGTGCCTTCATCTACGGGCAGGACGGGGTGCTAGAAAAGTTCACCCGCGATATGCAGGAGCGCCTGCTGCACCAGGTAATCGAGCCGATGGCGTGCGACGGGCTGCGCACAATCTGCATCGCGTTCCGCGACTTCGTGCCCGGCAAGCCGAACATCAACGAGGTGCACTACGACGGCGAGCCTAACTGGGACGACGAGGAGAACATCATCAGCAATCTGACGTGCCTGTGCGTGGTCGGCATCGAGGATCCGGTGCGGCCGGAGGTGCCGGAAGCCATCCGCAAGTGCCAGCGGGCCGGCATCACGGTACGCATGGTGACGGGCGACAACATCAACACGGCGCGCTCGATCGCGACCAAGTGCGGCATCCTGCGGCCACAGGACGACTTCCTGATCCTGGAGGGCAAGGAGTTTAACCGGCGCATCCGCGACAGCAACGGCGACATACAGCAGCACCTGCTGGACAAGGTGTGGCCGAAGCTGCGTGTGCTGGCCCGCTCGTCGCCCACGGACAAGTACAACCTGGTGAAGGGTATCATCGACAGCAAGGTGTCGGCGAGCCGCGAGGTGGTGGCCGTCACCGGCGACGGTACGAACGATGGGCCCGCGCTCAAGAAGGCGGACGTCGGGTTCGCGATGGGCATTGCCGGTACCGACGTGGCGAAGGAAGCCTCGGACATCATCCTGACCGACGACAACTTTAGCAGCATCGTGAAGGCGGTTATGTGGGGCCGCAACGTGTACGACTCGATCGCCAAGTTCCTCCAGTTCCAGCTGACCGTCAACGTGGTGGCGGTCATTGTTGCGTTCATCGGTGCCTGTGCCGTGCAGGACTCGCCGCTGAAGGCGGTCCAGATGCTGTGGATGAACCTGATCATGGACACGCTCGCGTCGCTCGCCCTCGCGACGGAGATGCCGACGCCGGACCTGCTGCTGCGAAAGCCGTACGGCCGCACCAAGCCGCTGATCTCGCGAACGATGATGAAGAACATCCTCGGCCAGGCGGTCTACCAGCTGGTGATCGTGTTCGGGCTGCTGTTCGTCGGCGACTGGTTCCTGGATATTGAGTCCGGTCGTGGCCAGCCGCTCAATTCGGAGGCGACGCAGCACTTCACCATCATCTTCAACGTGTTCGTCTTCATGACGCTGTTCAACGAGCTGAACGCGCGCAAGATCCACGGCCAGCGGAACATCTTCCAGGGCCTGTTTACCAATCCGATCTTCTACTCCATCTGGATCATAACGCTCGTCTCGCAGGTATTCATCATCCAGTTTGGCAAGGTGGCGTTCTCCACCAAAGCGCTGAACATGGAGCAGTGGCTCTGGAGCGTGTTCTTCGGGCTCGGCACACTGATCTGGGGCCAGATCGTGACGAGCATTCCGACGCGCAAGATGCCGAAAAAGATGGCGTGGGGTCGCGGACACCCGGAGTCCGAGTACACCGAGGCGATCCGGCTCGGCGAGGAGCGCTACGAAACGATGGACAATGACAAGAAACCCCGTGCAGGTCAGATATTATGGATCCGCGGCCTTACCCGGCTGCAGACCCAGCTTCGTGTTGTACGTGCATTTCGATCCACATTAGAAGATTTAGAGGAACGCCGTTCCATTCATAGCTTACATAGTCTTAGAAGTTCACGCAGTCATCCCGGAGGCATGAGCACGAGTGGTACAATGACTAGTCAAGGTCTCTCAAATCTCTTATATCCACCAGGTTCCAACATCCAAACCGGCCGGCTAATAGGTACTAATGTTGGCGATCTTAAGTATATTGATGAAGATCAAAGACTTCATAATAATCAGCATATTATAG